Genomic segment of Streptococcus pneumoniae:
CAAATATTCAAGAAATCTTGCCGTTGTTAGAGAGCATTCTTCAAAGCAGTCGTCCGCTTTTGATTATCGCAGATGATGTGGATGGTGAAGCGCTTCCTACTCTTGTCTTGAACAAGATTCGTGGAACCTTCAACGTTGTTGCTGTGAAAGCACCAGGATTTGGTGACCGTCGTAAGGCGATGCTTGAAGACATCGCGATTTTGACTGGTGGTACTGTTATTACAGATGACCTTGGTCTTGAGTTGAAAGATGCGACTATTGAAGCCCTTGGTCAAGCTTCTAAAGTCAGCGTGGATAAGGATACAACTGTTATTGTTGAAGGTGCGGGTGACGCCACAGCTATTAAGAACCGTATCGGTATTATCAAGGCACAAATCGAAACAACAACTTCTGACTTTGACCGTGAGAAATTGCAAGAACGCTTGGCGAAATTGTCAGGTGGTGTAGCTGTCATCAAGGTCGGAGCAGCGACAGAGACAGAGTTGAAAGAAATGAAACTCCGTATCGAAGATGCCCTTAATGCTACTCGTGCAGCCGTTGAAGAAGGTATTGTTGCCGGTGGTGGAACAGCATTTGTCAATGTCATTGATGCTGTGGCAAGTCTTGAAGTAGAAGGTGACGAAGCGACAGGACGAAATATTGTTCTTCGTGCCTTGGAAGAGCCAGTTCGCCAAATCGCGCTTAATGCAGGATTTGAAGGTTCTATCGTTATTGATCGCTTGAAAAACTCAGAAGCAGGTACAGGTTTCAATGCTGCAACCGGTGAGTGGGTTAACATGATTGAAGCAGGAATCATTGACCCTGTGAAGGTGACTCGTTCTGCCCTTCAAAATGCAGCCAGCGTTGCAAGTCTCATCTTGACCACAGAAGCTGTTGTCGCAAACAAACCAGAACCAGCTGCCCCAGCTCCAGCAATGGATCCAAGCATGATGGGTGGCATGATGTAAGAAATGAAAATCTCGTAGAAAATTTTCTGCGAGATTTTTTGAGTATAAGAAAGAAGGATTGAAAATGGATTATGTAAATTTTATTCGTTCGAAAGTTGGGCATGAAAAGATTTTTCTTAACTTTGCCGCAGGTATTTTGCCAGACGAGTTTGGACGGATTTTACTGCAAAAACGGGCAGATAAAGAAGTCTG
This window contains:
- the groL gene encoding chaperonin GroEL (60 kDa chaperone family; promotes refolding of misfolded polypeptides especially under stressful conditions; forms two stacked rings of heptamers to form a barrel-shaped 14mer; ends can be capped by GroES; misfolded proteins enter the barrel where they are refolded when GroES binds), translating into MAKEIKFSSDARTSMVRGVDILADTVKVTLGPKGRNVVLEKAFGSPLITNDGVTIAKEIELEDHFENMGAKLVSEVASKTNDIAGDGTTTATVLTQAIVREGIKNVTAGANPIGIRRGIEAAVSAAVEALKATSVPVANKEAIAQVAAVSSRSEKVGEYISEAMEKVGKDGVITIEESKGMETELEVVEGMQFDRGYLSQYMVTDNEKMVADLDNPYILITDKKISNIQEILPLLESILQSSRPLLIIADDVDGEALPTLVLNKIRGTFNVVAVKAPGFGDRRKAMLEDIAILTGGTVITDDLGLELKDATIEALGQASKVSVDKDTTVIVEGAGDATAIKNRIGIIKAQIETTTSDFDREKLQERLAKLSGGVAVIKVGAATETELKEMKLRIEDALNATRAAVEEGIVAGGGTAFVNVIDAVASLEVEGDEATGRNIVLRALEEPVRQIALNAGFEGSIVIDRLKNSEAGTGFNAATGEWVNMIEAGIIDPVKVTRSALQNAASVASLILTTEAVVANKPEPAAPAPAMDPSMMGGMM